Proteins co-encoded in one Amaranthus tricolor cultivar Red isolate AtriRed21 chromosome 7, ASM2621246v1, whole genome shotgun sequence genomic window:
- the LOC130818861 gene encoding cytosolic sulfotransferase 15-like: MSSSKTRKSTDVEQLELEAKFKELELTLPKQLWFGFSFHNYQGFWCPTFILKNVIAFQTHFEAQDTDIILASLPKTGTTWLKSLLYTILNRKSTSLHTISQQVFQTKNPHELVTSFEFNIYKNFNETQPDLSDLPSPRLFSTHIPFLSLPDSIKSSKSRIVYVCRNPLDTFVSTWHFNLSFDTNKDMKSSTEMMEEYVDKFCTGLLRFGPYDSHLLEYWKEYLQNPDRILFLEYEGLKKEPKAHLRKLADFLSCPFSEEEENENVVEEIIKICSFQSLKEKDVNKNGKAVPIVENKHFFRKGEVGDWNNDLTASMAKKLDQLLQGKLKEAGFSFTYYQPPEFGGYY, translated from the coding sequence ATGAGTTCATCAAAAACCAGAAAGTCTACAGATGTAGAACAATTAGAGTTGGAGGCTAAGTTCAAAGAGTTAGAACTCACTCTCCCTAAACAACTATGGTTTGGTTTTTCATTTCACAATTATCAAGGATTTTGGTGTCCAACTTTTATTCTTAAAAATGTAATTGCATTCCAAACCCATTTTGAAGCTCAAGATACTGATATTATACTCGCAAGTCTGCCTAAAACTGGTACTACTTGGTTAAAATCCTTACTATACACCATTTTAAACAGAAAATCAACTTCACTACATACTATTTCTCAACAAGTTTTTCAAACTAAAAATCCCCATGAACTAGTCACCAGCTTTGAGTTcaatatttacaaaaatttCAATGAAACTCAACCAGATTTAAGTGATTTACCTTCACCTAGACTTTTTTCAACCCATATACCGTTTTTATCATTACCAGATTCAATTAAATCATCCAAATCTCGAATCGTTTATGTTTGTCGAAATCCTCTTGACACTTTTGTGTCAACTTGGCATTTTAATCTATCATTTGATACGAACAAGGACATGAAGTCAAGTACGGAAATGATGGAGGAATACGTGGATAAGTTTTGTACGGGGTTATTAAGATTTGGGCCTTATGATTCTCATCTGCTTGAATATTGGAAGGAGTATTTGCAAAACCCAGATAGAATATTGTTTTTGGAATATGAAGGGCTAAAGAAGGAACCAAAAGCACATTTAAGAAAGTTGGCAGATTTTCTAAGTTGCCCATTTTCAGAGGAGGAAGAGAATGAAAATGTAGTAGAAGAAATAATTAAGATTTGTAGTTTTCAAAGTTTGAAGGAAAAGGATGTGAACAAGAACGGAAAAGCAGTTCCGATTGTTGAAAACAAGCATTTCTTTAGGAAAGGAGAGGTTGGAGATTGGAACAATGATTTGACTGCTTCAATGGCCAAGAAACTTGATCAACTTTTGCAAGGAAAGCTCAAGGAAGCTGGATTTTCTTTCACTTACTATCAACCACCCGAGTTTGGGGGTTATTATTAA